Proteins from a genomic interval of Danio rerio strain Tuebingen ecotype United States chromosome 4, GRCz12tu, whole genome shotgun sequence:
- the LOC103910729 gene encoding uncharacterized protein, with the protein MVFIKEESEDVKIEETFTVKQEDLQEQTDLIEKNERKEEEHHVKIEEKTHLQTDGILKRGDKNSFTCTQCGKSYGSKDYLKIHMRIHTGEKLFTCPQCGKSFGRKRELKIHRRIHTGEKPYTCTRCGKSFSQSSNLNQHMRIHTGEKPFTCTQCGKSFNRSSSLNEHMMIHTGEKPFTCTQCGKSFGRNFDLKIHMMIHTGENPFRCTHCGKSFSQSSYLNQHMRIHTRENPFTCTQCGKSFHRSSSLNNHKTIHTREKPFTCTQCGKTFNNSSHLYEHMRIHTGEKPFTCTQCGKNFNQSSNLNRHMRIHTREKPFTCTQCGKNFICSSSLNLHIMSHTGEKLALKQRSQWTFFPMDFHSYARECVRPETKFVCQVSQFTALQSSSLVNSDLQNRIT; encoded by the exons atggtgtttattaaagaggagagtgaagatgtgaagattgaagaaacattcacagtcaaacaggaagatctgcaggaacaaacag acctaattgaaaaGAATGAgaggaaagaggaggaacatcatgtcaaaattgaggaaaaaactcatttacagactgatggtattttgaaaaggggagacAAAAatagtttcacctgcactcagtgtggaaagagttatgGAAGTAAAGActatcttaagattcacatgaggatccacactggagagaaactattcacatgccctcagtgtgggaagagttttggaagaaaaaggGAACTTAAGATTCACaggaggatccacactggagaaaaaccatacacatgcactcggtgtgggaagagttttagccaatcatcaaacttaaatcaacacatgaggatccacactggagagaaaccattcacatgcactcagtgtggaaagagttttaaccgatcatcatcccttaatgaacacatgatgattcataccggagagaaacctttcacatgcactcagtgtgggaagagttttggaagaaatttcgatcttaagattcacatgatgattcacactggagagaacccATTCAGATGCACgcattgtgggaagagttttagccaatcatcataccttaatcaacacatgaggatccacactagagagaacccattcacatgcactcagtgtgggaagagtttccaccgatcatcatcccttaataatcACAAGAcgatccacactagagagaaaccctTTACTTGCACCCAGTGTGGAAAAACCTTTAACAACTCATCACACCTTTATGAACACAtgcggatccacactggagagaaaccattcacatgcactcagtgtgggaagaatttcaaccaatcatcaaaccttaatcgacacatgaggatccacactagagagaaaccattcacatgcactcagtgtgggaagaatttcatctgctcatcatcccttaatctacacattatgagccacactggagagaaacttgCACTTAAGCAGCGGTCACAATGGACTTTTTTCCCCATGgatttccattcatacgcacgggaatgtgtcagaccggaaaccaAGTTTGTgtgtcaagtttcgcagttcactgcattgcaaagttcaagcttggtgaactctgacctgcaaaatcgcatcacttga